One genomic window of Oncorhynchus kisutch isolate 150728-3 linkage group LG24, Okis_V2, whole genome shotgun sequence includes the following:
- the LOC109869480 gene encoding cerebellin-4, translating into MVLLGLLDNAMVKYIVLMFSLALISEFVGAHNDTEPIVLEGKCLVVCDSNPTTDWKGSSSPLGISVRAANSKVAFSAVRSNNHEPSEMSNKTRIIYFDQVLVNIGNYFTLESVFLSPRKGIYSFNFHVIKVYQSQTIQVNLMLNGKPVISAFAGDKDVTREAATNGVLLFLDKEDKVYLKLEKGNLVGGWQYSTFSGFLVFPL; encoded by the exons ATGGTGCTGTTAGGGTTGTTGGACAATGCGATGGTAAAATATATTGTTCTTATGTTTAGTTTGGCGTTGATCTCTGAGTTTGTGGGAGCTCACAATGACACGGAGCCTATAGTCCTGGAGGGCAAATGTCTTGTGGTTTGCGACTCTAATCCGACTACGGATTGGAAGGGCTCGTCCTCTCCTCTAGGCATTTCGGTGCGCGCGGCAAACTCCAAGGTGGCTTTTTCTGCGGTCCGGAGCAACAATCACGAACCGTCGGAGATGAGTAATAAAACAAGAATCATTTACTTCGACCAA GTTCTTGTGAATATAGGCAACTATTTCACTTTGGAGTCTGTGTTTTTGTCACCCAGAAAAGGGATCTACAGTTTTAATTTTCATGTTATAAAAGTGTACCAGAGTCAGACTATACAG GTGAACTTAATGTTGAATGGGAAACCTGTCATCTCAGCTTTTGCGGGTGACAAAGACGTAACTCGAGAGGCAGCCACCAATGGAGTTCTGCTCTTTTTGGATAAAGAGGACAAGGTCTACCTTAAACTGGAGAAGGGAAATCTAGTTGGCGGATGGCAATATTCTACATTCTCTGGTTTCCTTGTTTTCCCACTGTAA